DNA sequence from the Agrobacterium tumefaciens genome:
AATTCGACTTCACCGCGCTCGAACCACAAAGCCGTTATCGTCTGCTGACGAATTTTATCGGTCCACGGCCGATAGCGCTTGTCACGACGCGTTCGGCCGCCGGCCACAACAACGCGGCGCCGATGAGCTTTTTCAACGTTTTCTCGCATGATCCGCCGATCGTCGTCCTCGGTATTCAGCCGCGTGTGACGGGGGAGGAGAAGGATACGATGGTCAATATTCGCCGAACCGGCGAATTCGTCATCAACATGGTCGATATGGCTCTGTCGGAACAAATGCTCGTTTGCGGCCTCGGTTTCGACAGCGAGGTGGACGAGCTTTCCATGGCGCGGCTGACCGCGACCCCGTGCAGCAAGATCGATGCAAGCTTTGCGGCGGAATCGCCCTGTGCTTTCGAGTGCCGGGTGGAGCGTCTGATCGATTATCCGCGCCGCACACTGGTTCTGGGCGAAGTCGTGCACATGCATGTGCACAAGGATTGCCTCGATGAAGAGGGGCGTTATGTCGATCCGGACCGCTATCAGCCGATCGCGCGCCTTCACGCCGACAATTACATTACTTCGGACCGCCAGTTCGTCCTCAAGGCGCCGGCGATTACCGACTTCATCAAGCCAGACGGCGCGTGAAGGTCCTGAAAGGCTTACCCCGATGCATATTCGCCTGATCAACCCCAACTCTACGGCCTCGATGACGGCGCAGGCGCTCGACAGCGCCTTGCGCGTCAAACACATGGACACGAAAATTTCCGCTGCAAATCCTCTCGATACGTCCGTCAGTATCGAAGGCGGGGCGGATGAGGCGCTGGCTGTTCCGGGCCTGCTGCAGGAGATCCGCAAGGGTGAACAGCTCGGCGTTAACGCCTATGTCATCGCCTGCTTTGACGATCCGGGGCTGCATGCTGCCCGCGAAGTGGCGCGCGGGCCGGTCATCGGCATCTGCCAGGCCGCCGTGCAGGTGGCCATGACGATCAGTCGCCGATTTTCCATCATCACCACCCTGCCGCGTTCGATCCCCATCATCGAGGACCTTGTCGGCAACTATGGGGCGGAGCGGCATTGCCGCAAGGTTCGTGCCATCAATCTGCCGGTGCTTGGTCTCGAGGAAGACCCGCACGCCGCCGAATTGATGCTGATCCGCGAGATCGAAGCGGCCAAAAAGGAGGATGCGGCAGAAGCGATCATCCTGGGATGCGCCGGCATGTCGGCTCTGTGCGACAGGCTGCGCGACGCAACCGGCGTGCCTGTTATCGATGGGGTTACGGCAGCGGTGAAACTCGCCGAGGCGCTGGTGGGAGCGGGTTACAGCACTTCGAAGGTCAATGCCTATGATTATCCACGCATCAAGGAAGCCATGCTGGTTGCCTGAGCCGGGAGACGGCATCTGGTTTCGGGCAAATTGGATGCCCGAAACCGCGCTGTTTGCGACCTGAATTAGCGGGCGTGCTTCAATTGCAGACGTGATACGCCCGCT
Encoded proteins:
- a CDS encoding flavin reductase family protein, with protein sequence MEFDFTALEPQSRYRLLTNFIGPRPIALVTTRSAAGHNNAAPMSFFNVFSHDPPIVVLGIQPRVTGEEKDTMVNIRRTGEFVINMVDMALSEQMLVCGLGFDSEVDELSMARLTATPCSKIDASFAAESPCAFECRVERLIDYPRRTLVLGEVVHMHVHKDCLDEEGRYVDPDRYQPIARLHADNYITSDRQFVLKAPAITDFIKPDGA
- a CDS encoding aspartate/glutamate racemase family protein is translated as MHIRLINPNSTASMTAQALDSALRVKHMDTKISAANPLDTSVSIEGGADEALAVPGLLQEIRKGEQLGVNAYVIACFDDPGLHAAREVARGPVIGICQAAVQVAMTISRRFSIITTLPRSIPIIEDLVGNYGAERHCRKVRAINLPVLGLEEDPHAAELMLIREIEAAKKEDAAEAIILGCAGMSALCDRLRDATGVPVIDGVTAAVKLAEALVGAGYSTSKVNAYDYPRIKEAMLVA